The sequence GAATAACTACAGACAGGCGAAACAAGATCAAGACTTAACATGATTGTTTACACACCAGAGTTGGTTGTATGCCTCCAGGCACTCAGGTTTCACATTGTGAACTAAAAGAGAATAACCATCTGATTAGAAGTATATTTGGTATTATGACAACACAGGCAACAGAAGAGTAGGTGATTTCATAAGATCACTGTGTATAACTAATGAGTAAGAAATGAGTTTGTTCCTCAACTTTACTTACACTGAATTTTATATAAGTTACTGTCCTCCTTCTTGGCAAGTAGATTAGAGTGTGCATCCTTTCGGGGATCAACTTTGCGCACAAACAGCGACTTAAACCAGCTGTCTTCTCGTTGTTTATTACTAGATACTGACAAAGTCCTGAAAATCATACAGAAAACATTAAAATACTTTCAGAGAagatgtgaaatgaaacaacTGTTACTGCCCTATGACTAAAGTGTTAACATGTCCAAAGAGACATTCTTTAACCACTGTGTGATTAACTGAATAACTGTTCTAAAATCTGACACAGGGTTAATCATTCTAAGACCAGTAATTAAGCAAAAACGTATTTACTCGAGAGTCTGATTCTGAGGACTTTTGATAGGAAGCTTTTCTTTTAAAACAGAAAGGGTCATGCGGTAGCTTAAAGAAAACTGCTGGGCCCTTATTTTAAAAGGCAACACTGCAGATACTCGTATTATGCTACATAGTAGCAACATACAATATACGACACATTTTCAACAAATTATGCATCCGGTTATTGCTTCCTCTAATACACCTTGAGATGTTAGCCTGCTACATTGTTACTACAGTTCCCAAACAAATATATCTGTCATTGCAGCAGTACACTCCCTAGCTTACATTGATGCATTGGTACTTGTAAACCACAAATATGCCTGTGGCATTTGTAAAAAGACAATAAATTAATCTAGCTTTTCGCGTTGAACCTGGTTATTTACTAAGCTTGATATTTAGATGGTAGCTACATTTATGACCTTGAACAATAAAGGCTTTTATTTGCACTGGTTCCCCACGTAAAGAAGTAGAGTAGGGCAGCGTAAATATCTTGAATCCAAGTCCACCTAAGCTATTTAACTGAAGCACTGAACAGCATTAAAATGTTTCATTTTAGCTGTATAACGTTACCTGAATAAAAACACAAGAGCCTTGTAATCAACTCAGTATCTTAGGCTACGTGTTAGCATCTCCTACAGCCAACAAGCATCAAGATACTGCCCACTCGCGCGTCTTTTTCACACAGGCAACGCATATATTCACAGAAATGACAGATCCCCGACAAAATCACCGCACCTGATCACATCAATGACCTGTCCTTTCGTCCGGGCCTTGTTTTTAACCTGATTCAGGCCATTGGCACCCTTCTGAAGGACTCGAGCCGCCATCTTTCAGTGACAGCACTGTAGAGTCCACGCAGAGCAGAGTTAATCTTATGTCAATAATACGCATTACCTGCAGAGGGTAGTAGGGGACCATGTATGTCATTTACAGTATGTCGTGCATGCAAGAATGCTATTTTTTCTAAGCATGAAACGTTTTATGTTACAGTGttattaaaataaataactttatGATCTTGGATTCTGAACCAAGTAGGCTAGGCTTGTAATGGCAGTTAAGATTAGTAGCAAAGAGGGAAAAACAGCCTCCTATGATAGATACTTGTTTTCTGATAGGGTTTAAACATTGCCTACAGGTGTACTTCTTCAGTCACTCAATAGGGCCTCTAAAAAGAAGCTCATAgacattcacatgcacaaaagaaaaaatgcaaacaacaaacaaatatgGACTATCACCAAAGAGGTTTATTTGTTGGAAATAACAATCAGTGATCAAATGGTCAGTAAAAAAAGTCAAACGTTATGTATTAGACAGAGTACTGGGAGGTCTTTGGTTaaatagaaaacaaaaacataaaacctCTTCAaaatcaggcattttaggagAATGGCACCCATTAAATCTATCAAACAAACGTGGCGCTTCTCTCGGCGTGAGGCAATCCTGTATGTGAATGCCACATGTGCAGCGACTCGTATCCAGTTAGCTCCACGCTCGGCTCAGCATTGGCTAAGGTTGGTGACAAGTCTGTTGGAGTGGACAGGGAACTGAACAAGTCATAATCAAAGTTTTGGAAGGGGTCACTTGTCACGCCTCTGCGGGCCTTTTCGGGACGGTCAGGGTGGTTCTTAAGCTCCAGGATCAGCTCCATAGGCGTCTTCTGCAGGAGCTGAGAGTCAAAGGAGGTGCCGAAGAAGAAGCGCTGCATCTTGAATCGCTCCAAACAGTGCAGACGCTGGGCTGGGATCTTGCAGAGGAGCTACAAGAGAAAACAAGGGTGGATGAAAAGAGGTATTTCACCAGACTGTATTTGGGCTTTATTCTATCACAGCTAAAATTACATTGCCAGCCTGAAACTGTTGTATGCTAAATTCAGCTATATGCTTAATAGAATTTAAGTAATGAAACAGTCAGTCACTGTTCTGTCAGAACAGAACGGAACAGTCCATCTTTTGTAAATACAGACTGTGTAACCACTTTCAATATCAATACTAATGTAGTGATAGCTGTCTCTGAATGATGGGTATTGAAGGTCAGGCAAAACTACTCACGTCTGTGAGAAGCAGGGACAGTGCTGGGCTGAACGTGTCGGGCATATCGTATGCACATCTTTTCACTCTCCCCAGCATTCGGCCATGATCAGGCTCTGGAGGAATGGGAAACTGTACAGGAAGAGGAAACAGATCCATTAGTTGACTATATTGGCTTTTTGGTGAGGCACTCCAAGTCATTAGTGTTTGTCTGATTGAATGCAATAACTGAAGGCATGTATATTAAAATTAATATGCACCTTTCCAGTGGCCAATGCGTACAGCAGAATACCAAGCGACCACCAATCAGCAGCATGGTTGTAAGGACCCCCAGCCAGCACCTCAGGAGCTGTGGGAGGAGGTGTATATATAGGTTTACCCAACACTACATGACATGTGGAAGCAATATGAAAACACAGGACAACTATAGTATGTACTTGTACTATGAGACCAGGATCACATTTCAGATAGTACTTTCAACACAAAGAATGGACATTCCGCCAGGTTGTAGTCCCAGGGCCTACTAACCCATATATTGGATTGTCCCACAGATGGTGTATGCCCTTCCCCCACGCTCCAAGCGTCGAGACAGCCCAAAGTCAGCCAAGCGCAGGTGACCTGGATCCCAACATGACATGAATACACCGCATTAGGCCTCTCCAGAACATCCAGTGGAGTTCACTGATGGCTGAGATTTGCACACTGGTCGAACAGTTATGGGTATTACACAGGAGTTACTGATCCTGACAGACACTAGTCAGAGTTAAAATGATTggctaaaatatatatatatttttttaaataggcTAACAAGCCGCTAAGCTTATCTAACTTGTGCAACTTTTTTATAGCTTCATATCTTTGAAATGTCTCAAGATTATTTAATTTACTAAACATGGCAGCATGACAACAAAGTGAGCCTAATCACTGCTCCTAAAATTTTACCTTGGTCAGTTAAGAGAACGTTCTCCATCTGTAAGAAAAGACAAtacataaaatataaataaaataaagtgaaataaaaaaaaaaaatcaaagtaaATAAAATTGATATATAATTGATATCTAAGCTGATCATACCTTCACATCTCTGTGCATGATTCCAAAATCATGTAAACACCCTATAGACAACACCACAATGGTTAGTAACTGGCATCTATCGgtccacataaaaaaaaactacaacaaAACTGGTGCTTTTACTTGTGTTATATAATCAGTCCAGTTGTGCTTTATATAAAACGCAGACATTCTGATGAGTCAGACTTTCTTTAAAAAGTGTCTTAAATTCAGCTGCAAAAACACAGCTGCAGATCCCAATTGCCCAAGGCAGGGTCGTGTGGTGCATGACTATGTCAGCAGAGTTGGAGACTCCCGGATGAACTACTGTACAGCCTGCTCAAATACTGTTTTCTTATAGACTAATTTTTATGTGTATTCTTTTGTATTGATCCCTATTATGACAGGGATATCAAACTCCCATCACTGAATTTTGATTATCCTTCAAGTCTTAGCAGATCCATCAAATAGTTCCAATGCTTTAAAAAGTCAGCTTCAAGGGTGAGTGTTCTATCAATCAGCTCCATGAATTTCTTCCACATGACCTGCCCTGGCCTTGGCCTGTCATCTTGTGTCTCACTCACCCAGGGCACAGCCCAGCTCTGCTGCGTACACCCGCACCTCCGCCTCCTCAAACTGGCCATTCAGAATCCAGTAGGTGTACAAGTCCCCAGTGCTACAGTAGTCACACACTGTGAACAACAGAGATGTCGTGTTTTAAAATATCTGAATGGTAAAAATGTTTAACCCTTGACATGCAGTCGAGttcaattattgtcaaatatCTACACAATTGCGACATATCAATTTGGCCATAGACCACAAAAATGGCTAATTTTTCCTGAATGATTTGAGGAACATCGAAGAGCATTTTTACACAAAGCAGTATGTCCAACTACATTCTAGACACGCacgtcacatacacaaacacacggctAGAAATCAGAGCATGAAACAGCACCCAATTAGGAAATGGATTTCCAAACCACAGGAGAGCACAGGGAACAACGTGTGAGAACAGGCACAGAGCTGGTCAGGTAGGTTCTAAAATACACACTGCAGTGAGCAAGACGTACCACAGGAGTTGAAGCTAGAGGGGTTCAAAACATTGAAAGGTAGGGCTGAGTGGAGAGGCAAGACAGTgtttggaaaaaagaaaaagtgaaaaaagctATAAAAGGGGAAAGgttgaaaaaaatcagaatatTTCTATAAGGCCTGACACACTTCAAGCTGTGTCGTGTGATTGTGGCAACAACATAATAAAAATTGCAAAGTGAAATATTTGAACAAATTTCACAAAAAGGGTAGGGTGAGGTGGGGTTGAGGTTGGGGTTGGCAGGAGGAGGCATGTGAGGGGTGGAAGGTGGGGTATCACTGGGCACTCTCTGCTGTGCACTGAAGGACTCACTAATAAAGAGGTGGCGCTGAGTCTGCCAACAGTCCAGGAGATTGTGAAGAAATGGGTGTCTGACCTGCCTCTGAAAGCCAGTCAGTAAatcaatacaaacaaacaaacaaacaaacaaacaaacatacatggAATCAGCATAGATATGGAGTATGAGCATGAAGTGGATATGATTTCTTTTACGCGTGTGATCTGGTAAAAGTTCGAAACCATATAATTATAGGGCACAATGTGAAGATGAAATTCATGTTAAAAGCAAGCGGACAGCAAGCGGACAGACAACCAGTGAGGGAACCACCTGGTGAATCTCATCGCGACCTGGTTCAGTCAAGCCAAGTTGGGCACAGCCTATCGAGTTAACAGTTAATCTCTTAGTATGTGACAGACCTACCTGAATGATGACCTCCTCCTTTGACTGCTCCAGCACACCATGCTTCAGTATCTCAGACTTGGGCATAACCTGACCAAAGgcaaaaacagaacaaaatatGAATCTGTAAACATTCATGAAATTGAAATATGTCAgaacacaatgtagcctactatgtagtGTATAAATATTAACCTTGACTGCGTAAATTTTCTCTTCTGAGCAGTCCTTTACTTTCAGGATGGGTCCAAAGGAACCTTTGGCAATGAGTTCCA is a genomic window of Alosa sapidissima isolate fAloSap1 chromosome 15, fAloSap1.pri, whole genome shotgun sequence containing:
- the rskra gene encoding ribosomal protein S6 kinase-related protein, coding for MGANVGKDKKQTPSVDRSTVPGWQVFLSVTGVLRNRHLSVLSQPTSRMLQDRQSSIPESLLPAPERPQMEWTLPGFISLFLPEFPHRSFTGQVNFQILELIAKGSFGPILKVKDCSEEKIYAVKVMPKSEILKHGVLEQSKEEVIIQRQVRHPFLHNLLDCWQTQRHLFIMCDYCSTGDLYTYWILNGQFEEAEVRVYAAELGCALGCLHDFGIMHRDVKMENVLLTDQGHLRLADFGLSRRLERGGRAYTICGTIQYMAPEVLAGGPYNHAADWWSLGILLYALATGKFPIPPEPDHGRMLGRVKRCAYDMPDTFSPALSLLLTDLLCKIPAQRLHCLERFKMQRFFFGTSFDSQLLQKTPMELILELKNHPDRPEKARRGVTSDPFQNFDYDLFSSLSTPTDLSPTLANAEPSVELTGYESLHMWHSHTGLPHAERSATFV